In a single window of the Olivibacter sp. SDN3 genome:
- a CDS encoding OsmC family protein, translating into MSDLSVTVTIGKEKYKTEVSNGRGILIADEPESMGGTDQGLGPKELLLSSLGSCTAMTLRMYADRKKWDLQKVIISLNMEVVPSSHQQTTYIRNHIKLIGKLDADQRQRLLQIAELCPIHKILSNPVVVDSNLLPV; encoded by the coding sequence ATGTCAGACTTAAGTGTAACCGTAACCATCGGAAAAGAAAAATATAAGACCGAGGTTAGTAATGGCCGGGGCATCCTCATCGCTGATGAGCCGGAGTCTATGGGAGGAACGGATCAAGGATTAGGTCCTAAGGAACTGCTTTTATCCAGTTTGGGGTCTTGCACGGCAATGACTTTACGCATGTATGCCGATCGCAAGAAATGGGATCTCCAGAAAGTGATTATTTCACTGAATATGGAAGTGGTACCTAGCAGCCATCAACAAACCACCTATATAAGAAATCATATTAAACTTATCGGTAAGCTTGATGCAGATCAACGGCAACGCTTGCTCCAAATCGCCGAATTATGTCCGATACATAAAATTTTATCGAACCCTGTAGTAGTAGATAGTAACTTGTTGCCCGTTTAA
- the coaA gene encoding type I pantothenate kinase — translation MERKNLYSPYINIKREDWKTLNGVLNFSLSDDDIDKLHALNEPLNLKEIQEVYFPLSHLLNIHIDHANNLYKAERAYIKSARKRSPFIIGIAGSVAAGKSTTARVLQKVLSLWPNRPNVALVTTDGFLYPNRILEEREIMNRKGFPESYDTKKLINFLADVKAGKEKLEIPIYSHLEYDVIPHETQEILNPDIVIVEGINVLQVNLSDKHKGPQVFVSDFFDYSIYVHASEKNLLEWYVSRFEQLQRTAFQNESSYFHRYASLSEEETLTLANNIWDLINKPNLIKNILPTRFRANLILEKGSHHFVKGVKLRKT, via the coding sequence ATGGAAAGAAAAAATTTATATTCTCCCTATATAAATATAAAGAGGGAGGACTGGAAAACGCTGAACGGTGTACTGAATTTCTCCTTATCTGATGATGACATAGACAAATTGCACGCCCTTAACGAACCACTTAATCTTAAAGAAATACAAGAAGTTTACTTTCCTCTCTCTCACCTACTCAATATTCATATCGATCACGCAAATAATCTTTATAAAGCAGAAAGGGCCTATATCAAAAGTGCTAGAAAAAGGTCTCCTTTTATTATTGGCATTGCGGGGAGCGTAGCTGCCGGTAAAAGCACTACAGCACGGGTATTGCAAAAAGTCTTATCACTGTGGCCCAACCGGCCTAATGTAGCACTGGTTACAACAGATGGCTTCCTTTATCCCAACAGAATATTGGAAGAACGGGAGATTATGAATAGAAAAGGTTTTCCCGAAAGTTATGATACTAAAAAGCTTATTAACTTTCTAGCAGATGTGAAAGCGGGAAAGGAAAAACTTGAAATTCCTATTTATTCACATCTTGAATACGATGTGATACCTCATGAAACGCAGGAGATATTAAATCCCGACATTGTGATCGTTGAAGGAATTAACGTTTTACAGGTGAATTTGAGTGATAAACACAAGGGACCTCAGGTATTCGTTTCTGATTTTTTTGACTATTCTATTTACGTACATGCCAGTGAAAAGAATTTATTGGAGTGGTATGTGTCGCGCTTCGAGCAATTGCAACGTACTGCTTTTCAGAACGAAAGCTCGTATTTTCATCGTTATGCTTCACTTTCTGAAGAAGAGACACTTACGCTTGCCAATAATATTTGGGATTTGATTAATAAACCCAACCTTATTAAGAATATTTTGCCAACACGTTTTCGTGCTAATTTAATTCTAGAAAAAGGTAGTCATCATTTTGTGAAAGGTGTAAAATTAAGGAAAACTTAA
- a CDS encoding mechanosensitive ion channel family protein — translation MIIGLMLAFGIDPKEFLTSITIVAAALALTFRDYITNMISGLIIMFSDQLTLGDYVKIGEHQGQIIDITLVNIVINNDDDDIVMVPNNFVFTNNIINQSFQNSRKVSVEFELDLAHAIDREILKARLSDLLAQHNNEVQEDSMKLKVLAVQKDLVKYKVQFTLTNKGKTQSQFIKNAVLNEVMKIKN, via the coding sequence TTGATTATTGGATTAATGTTAGCGTTCGGAATTGACCCAAAGGAATTTCTTACGAGTATTACGATCGTTGCTGCAGCATTGGCACTTACATTCCGCGACTACATAACCAACATGATCAGCGGCCTAATCATTATGTTTTCAGACCAACTTACCTTGGGAGATTATGTAAAAATAGGGGAACACCAAGGTCAGATTATTGATATCACCCTAGTTAATATCGTCATTAATAACGATGACGATGACATCGTGATGGTACCGAACAATTTTGTATTTACAAACAATATCATCAATCAATCTTTTCAGAATTCTAGAAAAGTAAGTGTTGAATTTGAGCTCGACCTTGCACATGCAATTGACCGCGAAATACTCAAGGCACGCCTTAGCGATTTACTTGCTCAGCACAACAACGAAGTACAGGAAGACAGTATGAAACTGAAAGTACTTGCCGTACAAAAAGATCTTGTGAAGTACAAAGTACAATTTACACTAACGAATAAAGGTAAAACACAATCGCAGTTTATAAAAAATGCTGTATTAAATGAGGTAATGAAGATAAAAAATTAA
- a CDS encoding helix-turn-helix domain-containing protein, translated as MPKKSIPIYNVSSDSDGNSEEFSVSKLDYGSGSYEKTTHPHRHHHYTLLVLCAGETKQFIDFKEYKADETALILMRPGQVHYEVNPGHSVMYMITFTGEFLFSYSADNHWEQQFNINLLQLRQEEIQSLIPFLELLITEYRLFKKNKAVVAQLLLAVLEKTESFIAMHSAIEGRKRYSTLMRKFAALIEKHFLTATKVNDYASMLFVSAGHLNDVVKEMTGTNAKTIIDERRVLEAKRMLFWTQLPIKEVGWKIGFEDPAYFTRFFKKHTGKLPAAFQRDIQKDIHH; from the coding sequence ATGCCAAAAAAAAGTATACCGATTTACAATGTTTCCTCAGATAGTGACGGAAATTCGGAAGAATTCAGTGTTTCCAAGTTGGATTATGGCAGTGGTAGTTACGAAAAAACTACTCATCCACACCGACATCATCATTACACGCTTTTGGTACTATGTGCAGGTGAAACGAAGCAATTTATAGATTTTAAGGAATATAAGGCTGACGAAACCGCACTGATATTGATGCGGCCGGGCCAGGTGCATTACGAGGTAAATCCCGGGCATTCAGTGATGTATATGATCACTTTTACGGGAGAATTTTTATTTTCATATTCTGCAGACAACCACTGGGAGCAACAATTTAACATCAATTTGCTGCAGCTTAGGCAGGAAGAGATACAATCATTGATTCCCTTTTTAGAATTGCTGATTACAGAATACCGTCTATTTAAGAAAAACAAGGCAGTGGTAGCTCAGTTGTTGCTGGCGGTATTAGAAAAGACAGAATCCTTTATTGCTATGCATAGCGCCATCGAAGGCAGAAAACGTTATAGCACGTTGATGCGTAAATTTGCTGCTTTAATAGAGAAGCATTTTTTAACTGCAACAAAAGTGAACGATTATGCATCGATGTTATTTGTTTCTGCAGGACATTTAAATGATGTGGTAAAAGAAATGACGGGAACCAACGCTAAAACAATAATCGATGAGAGGAGAGTGCTGGAAGCTAAGCGTATGCTCTTCTGGACACAGCTTCCCATTAAGGAAGTAGGGTGGAAGATAGGTTTTGAAGATCCCGCTTATTTCACCCGTTTCTTTAAAAAACATACGGGGAAATTACCAGCAGCCTTTCAGCGCGATATACAAAAAGATATTCACCATTAA
- a CDS encoding cation-translocating P-type ATPase: MQQDQDKLIELHVTGMHCNNCALSVHKMLEKKGYDNILVSFASEEVKFSSDGTVNLPKVIADIEGLGFKVRHDDLQLSKEHFFDKVENKFFFSLIFTLPLFLHMFLPFGWLHNPYVQLALCLPVFLVGCAHFGKSAINSIRGGVPNMDVLIFVGSTSAFVYSLIGTIMSLGPNYMFYETAATIITLVLLGNVFEKRSVAQTTSAVKDLMKIQVSTATKVINGENQLIDATEIAVGDTLLVNEGDKIPTDGDIIWGDASINESMLTGESIPIEKSKYDAVIGGTIVESGSIKLMVTKVGSKTVLSQIIDLMKRAQAAKPPIQKLGDKVAAIFVPTVIAIAILTFLLAYFGFDIGFRQSLMNAIAVMVISCPCAMGLATPTAVMVGLGRGAKNGVMIKGGATVEEMANLQYMVFDKTGTLTTGKFAIREVSSELNEEEVAAMVVGMESYSNHPIAKSLVGNLQDKVKKPIVFTQVKEVKGIGIKAIDSEGNAYQIGSKQLVETDDSNYDIFLLKNDKLIAKIAIEDELKSGAASLMTILKRQDIKPVLLSGDRKEKCEALAKKIGIEEVYAEQLPSDKLRLIETLKTKGKTAMVGDGINDAPSLTTADVGISLGDSTQIAIQSAKVILLNNDLKSIVTLLKVGKHTLLTIKQNLFWAFFYNIFAIPLAAFGFLSPMLAALTMACSDVVVIGNSIRLKYKKMR; the protein is encoded by the coding sequence ATGCAACAAGATCAAGATAAATTAATAGAATTACACGTAACAGGCATGCATTGTAACAACTGCGCATTATCTGTACATAAAATGCTTGAAAAGAAAGGTTATGATAATATATTGGTAAGCTTTGCCAGTGAAGAGGTGAAGTTTTCGTCAGACGGAACGGTGAACCTTCCAAAGGTTATTGCTGATATTGAAGGCTTGGGCTTTAAAGTTAGGCATGATGATCTACAGCTTTCAAAGGAGCACTTTTTTGATAAAGTAGAAAATAAATTCTTTTTTAGCCTCATATTTACCCTCCCCTTATTTTTACATATGTTCCTTCCTTTTGGGTGGCTGCATAATCCCTATGTACAGCTCGCGCTGTGTTTGCCTGTATTTCTTGTCGGTTGCGCTCATTTTGGGAAAAGTGCTATCAACTCCATAAGGGGCGGTGTGCCGAATATGGATGTACTCATCTTTGTTGGTTCGACATCTGCCTTTGTTTATAGCCTGATAGGAACAATTATGTCCTTAGGGCCAAATTATATGTTCTATGAAACAGCTGCTACCATTATCACGCTTGTTTTATTAGGAAATGTATTTGAAAAAAGGTCTGTTGCGCAAACCACATCAGCTGTAAAAGATTTGATGAAGATACAGGTAAGCACCGCTACAAAAGTAATAAATGGAGAAAATCAGCTAATAGATGCTACGGAAATTGCCGTGGGTGATACGCTATTGGTGAATGAGGGTGATAAAATTCCAACCGATGGAGATATTATCTGGGGGGACGCATCCATCAACGAATCGATGTTAACCGGAGAAAGTATTCCAATAGAGAAGTCTAAATACGATGCGGTTATAGGTGGTACCATTGTAGAGAGCGGCAGCATCAAGTTAATGGTAACAAAGGTTGGCAGTAAAACGGTACTTTCACAAATCATTGACCTCATGAAGCGTGCACAAGCTGCTAAGCCGCCTATACAGAAGCTGGGCGACAAGGTTGCTGCCATTTTTGTACCAACTGTCATCGCTATTGCAATATTGACCTTCCTATTAGCTTATTTTGGGTTCGATATAGGCTTCCGCCAGTCATTGATGAATGCCATAGCTGTAATGGTTATTTCATGCCCCTGCGCTATGGGGTTGGCAACACCAACGGCTGTTATGGTTGGATTAGGCAGAGGTGCCAAGAATGGCGTGATGATTAAAGGTGGGGCTACGGTGGAAGAAATGGCCAATCTCCAATATATGGTATTTGATAAAACAGGTACACTCACTACCGGTAAATTTGCTATCCGCGAAGTGAGCAGTGAACTTAACGAAGAGGAGGTCGCTGCCATGGTAGTGGGTATGGAAAGCTATTCCAATCATCCGATAGCCAAATCGCTGGTAGGTAACCTACAGGACAAGGTAAAAAAGCCAATCGTATTTACACAGGTAAAGGAAGTAAAAGGTATTGGCATAAAAGCAATTGATAGTGAAGGAAATGCTTATCAGATTGGATCCAAACAACTTGTAGAGACCGATGACAGCAATTATGATATTTTTCTCCTCAAAAACGATAAGTTGATAGCGAAAATAGCAATCGAGGACGAGCTAAAATCCGGGGCTGCCTCACTAATGACCATATTGAAGCGACAAGATATCAAGCCGGTGCTTCTAAGTGGCGACAGAAAAGAAAAGTGTGAAGCCCTTGCAAAAAAAATTGGTATCGAGGAGGTTTATGCTGAGCAACTTCCAAGCGACAAATTACGTCTTATCGAGACGTTAAAAACAAAAGGCAAAACCGCCATGGTAGGTGATGGCATCAACGATGCCCCTTCTCTTACCACAGCAGATGTCGGAATTTCTCTGGGCGATTCGACTCAGATCGCCATACAGTCAGCGAAAGTGATTTTGCTGAACAATGACCTAAAGTCTATTGTTACACTTCTTAAAGTTGGTAAACACACGTTGTTAACTATTAAGCAGAATCTATTCTGGGCTTTCTTTTACAATATTTTTGCGATACCTCTGGCCGCCTTTGGGTTTCTGAGCCCGATGCTGGCTGCGCTGACCATGGCTTGTTCCGATGTAGTGGTTATTGGTAATTCCATTCGGTTGAAATATAAAAAAATGCGGTAA
- a CDS encoding fructosamine kinase family protein, with amino-acid sequence MFLSSDFIKYIEEVLTQLVGNRFSLEKILPISGGDINDCYRIEGKDQSFFMKVNHATKFPNLFVLEREGLRLLKRVGGAAVPDVLTVGQFNDDAFLILAWIEKGERTKISQENLGRMVALLHKNTADAFGLDYDNYLGSIPQINKQHETWVGFFIAERLEKQLSRATDNGLIGEELLDKFEKLYPKLPDLFPVEQPTLLHGDLWNGNYVVGANSSVYLIDPAVYFGHREMDIALTSLFGGFDDAFYDAYQEINPLEKGWQSRLDLYNLYSLLFHANIFGGGYIKQVEAIANTYVE; translated from the coding sequence ATGTTTTTGTCATCAGATTTTATTAAATATATCGAAGAGGTGCTTACACAGCTGGTAGGCAATCGATTCTCTCTGGAGAAGATTTTACCGATATCAGGCGGGGATATCAATGATTGTTATCGAATTGAAGGTAAAGATCAATCGTTTTTTATGAAGGTTAATCATGCAACGAAGTTCCCAAATCTTTTTGTATTAGAAAGGGAAGGACTACGTCTCTTAAAGCGTGTGGGCGGTGCAGCTGTACCCGATGTGCTAACAGTAGGGCAGTTTAATGATGACGCTTTTTTGATATTGGCATGGATTGAAAAGGGAGAACGTACTAAGATATCCCAAGAAAATTTGGGGCGTATGGTAGCGCTGCTACACAAGAATACAGCGGATGCCTTTGGGCTTGATTACGATAATTATTTAGGATCTATACCACAAATTAATAAGCAGCATGAAACATGGGTTGGCTTTTTCATTGCAGAGCGCTTAGAAAAACAACTGAGCCGCGCTACCGATAACGGCTTGATAGGAGAGGAGCTGCTTGACAAATTTGAGAAACTTTATCCTAAACTTCCTGATCTATTTCCGGTAGAACAACCCACCCTTTTACATGGTGATCTCTGGAACGGAAATTACGTTGTCGGCGCCAATAGTAGTGTTTATTTAATAGACCCCGCGGTATATTTTGGACATAGAGAAATGGATATAGCGTTAACATCGTTATTTGGCGGTTTCGATGATGCCTTTTATGATGCCTATCAGGAAATAAATCCCCTGGAAAAGGGGTGGCAAAGTCGACTGGACCTTTATAATCTTTATAGTCTGTTATTTCACGCCAATATATTTGGTGGGGGCTATATTAAACAGGTTGAGGCTATAGCGAATACGTATGTGGAGTAG